The following proteins are co-located in the Amyelois transitella isolate CPQ chromosome W, ilAmyTran1.1, whole genome shotgun sequence genome:
- the LOC132904156 gene encoding uncharacterized protein LOC132904156 yields MDTQLANNLEDLQKMFLSRMELYDQKLAKASVGGPAVHKDLASLSREYSEFKTFIWQAFSKIKSQLELLTTGQDRHEMAMRRKVLLLHGLSEKQNEKLHDEVHRIICSQMNLSDVPSNSLQVCHRLGTASSSKHRPVLVRFTTLEHRSHVWDNKTSLKGTGITISEFLTRPRHRAFTMARNHFGVKNCWSSEGKIVVLLPDKTRSKVETVAEVTRLISIHPVCSDIPGPSGTQESAPKRQTRQKSRHR; encoded by the coding sequence ATGGACACACAACTTGCAAATAACTTGGAGGACTTGCAAAAGATGTTTCTCTCCCGGATGGAGCTATATGATCAGAAGCTTGCGAAGGCTTCAGTTGGTGGACCCGCAGTGCATAAAGACTTGGCTTCCTTATCGCGTGAGTACTCTGAGTTCAAGACCTTCATTTGGCAAGCcttttccaaaataaagtCCCAACTTGAACTATTGACAACAGGGCAAGACCGACATGAAATGGCCATGCGCAGAAAAGTACTTTTACTCCATGGCCTTAGTGAGAAACAGAATGAGAAGTTGCACGATGAGGTCCATAGAATTATTTGTTCTCAGATGAACTTATCTGATGTGCCAAGTAACAGTCTGCAAGTCTGCCATCGTCTGGGAACTGCCTCTAGTTCCAAACATCGTCCAGTATTGGTTAGATTCACCACATTGGAACACCGTAGTCATGTTTGGGACAACAAAACATCTCTGAAAGGCACTGGCATTACCATCTCCGAATTCCTGACTAGGCCTAGGCATCGAGCGTTTACTATGGCCCGTAATCATTTTGGTGTCAAGAATTGCTGGTCATCAGAAGGAAAAATTGTAGTTTTGCTACCAGACAAAACAAGAAGCAAGGTCGAGACTGTTGCCGAGGTAACCCGGCTTATCTCTATTCATCCGGTGTGTTCCGATATTCCTGGCCCCAGTGGAACCCAAGAATCTGCTCCAAAGAGACAAACCCGCCAGAAATCTCGGCATCGTTGA
- the LOC132904157 gene encoding uncharacterized protein LOC132904157 has product MLYHTITEMANRPTQYQMAALVEFLEKNPGIARGLLLTQQAKQETRKKWQEFAESTNALGGIIKDGQAGAKYWTEIKSSLNKVCQQRAQSMRRTRGGIDVVPELSLLEQRLVAVMGGDSFATGTRGIAVDPSPQI; this is encoded by the exons atgCTGTATCATACTATTACAGAAATGGCAAACAGACCCACACAATACCAAATGGCAGCGTTAGTGGAGTTCCTGGAGAAAAATCCAGGAATTGCTCGAGGCCTTCTGCTTACGCAGCAGGCCAAACAGGAAACTCGAAAAAAGTGGCAGGAGTTCGCTGAGTCCACTAACGCCTTGGGTGGGATTATCAAAGATGGGCAGGCTGGGGCTAAG TATTGGactgaaataaaatcatcCCTTAATAAGGTCTGCCAACAAAGGGCTCAGTCCATGAGGCGCACCAGAGGTGGCATAGATGTGGTGCCAGAGCTGTCGTTGCTGGAACAGCGTCTAGTGGCAGTCATGGGTGGGGACTCATTTGCCACGGGCACAAGGGGAATAGCAGTAGACCCCTCTCCCCAAA TCTAG